A segment of the Marmota flaviventris isolate mMarFla1 chromosome 2, mMarFla1.hap1, whole genome shotgun sequence genome:
tccccagcccactgatTGACCTTTAACAGCTCATGGGCAAAGCCAAGTGCAAGGCCTGGCACCTGCAGGAGGCTGGGCCATGTGGCAGCTTTTGGTGTGAGGAGCCAGCAAGAGGAGACTGGCAAGGTGGGCCCTTCACTGGAGGGGCCTATAGCTCATACCTTTGTTCCTCTGAGATCCCTCTGCCCCCAGGAGCTAGGGTAGGACTGGCATTTCAAGGGACAGGTATATTTGTACTTGTCTGGGTCATTGAGGACCTCACTCAGGATTCTGGCAAGGGCTGACTGCTTTGAAGAAAGGTTAGTAGGACTGAAGTCGAGAGACCACCTTGAGTTTACATGTCATTTTAGTTCTTGCTTATGCATCCTAAAGGTTAAACCTCTCCTTAGCATAAAACTCAAGATCAGTGACCCCCTGGCTGGGACTGTGTGAAGGGACCTGGTGTTCCTGGGCAGGAAACCGTCTGGGTCCTCCCATGGGCCCACGAGGAAGACCTCTTAATCCCTTCCTGTGGCAAAGGGTGCTCACCTGCCCAGATGCACAGCCTCTCAGAGGCCAAGCCAAGGCCCATGACAGTGGTCTGCATGCAGAATGCACTTCCAGCCTGGGGGATTAATGGGAGGGCTGGTTAGCTGTGTCCACCCTATGTTGCCTGTCCATAGAGAGGAGGAGCCATCAGTCACAAGCTCAGGAGAATGAACTGTTAAAAAACTATTAGGGGACAATTTCTAATAAACAGTACTCATAAACAGCAGGATCTCTGGAATCTGGGTGTGGTGATATGCACCTGTTTTCCCCAAGGACTGCTTGAGCCTTCAAGACTAACATGGGATCTCTGGGAAGAGCTGCGTGCATATATATACATGCgtagctttttgtttgtttttgtggcactggggattgaacttcagccctttttgttttgagacagggtctcactgagttgctaggctagtcttgaacttgtaatcctcctgactcagccttctgagtagctaagtagctgagattacaagtgtttGCCCAGACATGCATAGTTTTTAAATCTTTGACTTCCTGTTGAAGCCCCTTCAGAGACCTCTTTTCTGCATCATTCAGGTCTCATCCATTTGGGATTATGAGGTGGACAGGTAGAAATCAGCCTTCTAGTGGGACCTGGATGTCCTTGCAGAGGATGGAAGTGACTTGCACAGGAATCCTGGTGGGGTCTAGAACAAGGGCGGGAGTACTCTTGTGAAGGGTGTGCCTACACTGCTGCCAGTACACGTGGACACactgtgcatgtgcacacatcaCACGCCAGGTGTGCATGTACTCACATCAGGCATATGTACCCACACCGTCGTGCACTTACACATACCACATGTCCACACATACCACCTTTCAGCGAGAGACCCCAGGAACTCCTGGACCCTGGAAACACATGGTGGAGCTCTTTTAGAAGGTATTCTGCAAGCCACCAGCCCTTAGGGTAGAGGGCACTTCGGAGACAGCTGCATCCAGCCAGGACTGGGGGTGACCAGTGAATAGTCACCCACTGCCTGGACAGGGAAGCCAAGCCCTGGCCTTCCCAACTGGACAGGCTCCCAGAGCTGACATGTCCCAAGCACTCCCTCCAGTTCCTGCCTCTAATGTAGACACCCTGGTCTTGCCCTTGAAGTTTGTAAACAcctggggggttggggggaatCACCTTTGTGCAGGAAAAGAGGCCTTGTCCAGGGCTGGGCTTGAGCCAGATGAGGAATTGTTTTGGAAAGGCAAAAGGACCAGACTAATCACACTTGTGAAGCCTGGGAGTTCCAGGGACAAGCCTAAGAACAGGTGTCACAAGCTCAGGCTGACACCAAAGCCGTGGCATGGGCCTAGGGTGGGAACTGGGCCTTCCCTGCCCTGCATATTGTTCAAGATAACAAAGGCTTGTCCCACCCATCTTTTCCCACTCAGAAGCATCCTCCCAACAAGCTGCCTGTGCCTCTGGTCAACGTTGGGCTCCCCAGGGGAGCCTGGCTGCACCCAAGTGCTGAGCCATGTCCTGGGAGGTTCTAGATTCTGACAAGCAATGGTGCTCCCACCACCAGGCAGCCCCCAGGACAGTCCTCCTCCCTGTGACTCCTTCCCTGCATGTGTCAAGAAGAGAGCAGGGCAGCAGGCCTTGAGGTGGGAGCAGTGGAGGAACAGATAGGATCCTGCAAGGCATTTGAGGCCAAGGAAGTGTCGCACGTCCACGTGTTGCCAGCAGGTCTTGATTCTGAATGAGTGCACTGTGCACGGCTCCATCACACCAAAGGGCACCCTCCAGGTGGGGCATTCTAAGCAGATGCAGTCATTGGCAGGACAATGGAGTGGAGCCTAGGTAGTTAACACGGAAGAAGGGAGTCTCCATTACCTGGAGGTCAGGGGAGATGGCTGGCTCTGAGGCATGGGTGGTAGCGTGCTCCACTGGCCAGCTGGGGGCTCTGATCATGGATTCTTAAAAGAAaccaaactttttcttaaaacacTAATGTATTTCTGGCTGTGCTCTTGTTGCCACAGGTGAATGTGTACGTGCTGGGGAAGACATTTCTGCTCTTGGCGAGAGAGCTCTGCATCAACGCACCAGCCATAGGTATGCTGGGCCTGGGTGGGGTTCTTCAGGGCCTCTGGGATCTGGCATGCCAGGGTGCCCAGCAGGGTGGGAGGGATGCCACCTCAGAAGTGCAAGACTCCTAAAATCTCTCAGGAGCAGAGCCGGGCTATACTGCTGGTACAGAACCAGAAGGCACAGTGCCAAGTGTAGACCAAGCATACGTGGAGGAAAGGGCACGTGGCGCAGCATGCTGGGAGCCCGTCTTGTTTGAACAGGTTTGAGGAACACACCTGCCCACCAGACGCCTTTAAGAAGGCAGGGTGTTCTCACAGACGGTATGAGGGGTGGCTCTAGGAGGCAGGTGCTCTCTAAACTCTTCTCTCTACCAAGACTGGTTTCCTTGGCTTGCCCATCAGCACCTGGCATTGTCTTCTTATGGTGAAGAGGAACCACCTGGGCCAGAGTGGAGGGCTGGGCCCCTGGTGTTGGGTCAGTAGGACAGTCTAGTGCACACTGGGCTGAATCCATGCCCTAGAAGCCACAGCATTGCCCACAGGGCCACCCCTCCCTTTGGAGGTCAGGCAAGTACCATGGAGTGCTGGCATGGGACAAAGGCCAGTGCCTAGAGTCAGTTCCACCCTGGTACACCCCACAGCAGGGAGCAGTGGCCTAGCACCAAATCTGCCTCCTGCAAAGGGTTTGTCTGAGGTGCCACTGATACTGTGGGAAGTGGAAACAGCCAGACAGTTGTCCTATAGAGCTCTGGCCATAACCAGAGAGGGGAAGCCAGCCCATGAGCAACGCCCTGAGGGACAGATGAGTTCCCCTGGGTAACCACTCTGCCCTGCTCAACGCCACAGGCTTTCTCCCAACAATGCCAGCTGTGTGAGGGAAGGCCCAGGTCCCAACTACTATAGTCACTGATCTACACTGGGCTCTTCGTTTTGTGAAACCTTTATTATGAAAATCCACTTAAATAGATGAACTACTTTAAGTGACTTTTCAGTAGTTTTGGATTTGAAGGGGAAGGTCTCAAGGTAAGCTTGGAACCTCATGGAATCAAAAAAGATGGGAGGCACATCCAAGCATCCAAAGCCTGAGCACCACTGTGTGGGATTTGGCCAGGTCCTACACTGAGTCCCCAGTCTGCCCTCTGCCTGCAGTGTGCACTCCAGTGTATAGGAGACACTCAAGACTTGGCCACCAGGCTCAGGCCGCACAGAGAAAGCTCTTACTTCCCACACTTGGGCTGAATAAGAAAGGGAAGCCTTTGATGTCAGGCCCTGGGCAGCATCCCACACCTCCCCTGCACTTACTGGGGGGGGGGCTCACCCTCTCTAGGCCCCTCACAATCTCAGGCATAGAAGATGAGCTCTGGGATCTGCCCACCCTGGACCCCTGTCCCATTGGTACTATCTGAAGAGCACTGGAACTGGAAAGCCACCTTCCCACACTGTACTTCCGTCATCCCTTCCTGCCCAAAGTAGCTAAGCTCGCTGCCGTCCAAGACAGCGCTGGCAGTGTAGAAGGTGTCCTGTTCAACCTGGACTGGGTGCTCAAACCAGACCGGGAAGGTGTTACTGGATCCATCCGACACAAACTTGGTCAGGTTCTGAGCCAGGACCATCCCCAGCCGCTTGAGTTCAATCTTTACAGTGTACTCAGCCTTCCCAGAGCTGGACCCGTATAAGCCCAGACCTGCTATAAACACCCTTCTATCCACGGCAAACTGGATGCTGTCACAGCGCCCACGGTACCGCCACTGGTTGCTGCGGTAGGCAGAAGACTGGAAGCGGTGGCACCTCTGTGGAGCAAGGCCTTTCCTCTTGGTCAGGGGAAAGTCAAGGAGGGGCTTGTTGGCAGCTGTGTACCACAGGAAGATGTTGTGGGTCTCCTCCAGGGTCAGGATGTCTGACTGGGCAGCACCATTGGCAAACTCCTCCAGAGTCATGGTTGGGATTCGGACCAGATAGAGGGCTCGCCCCAATACGTGCCTCTTGTTATGGGGGGTGGCTGGCAGGCCCTGCCTTCTGCACTCTGCTTCAGCCCAGTTCAGGACAGCTTCAAAGACCACTGCCTCTTTAGTGTTGAGGGCCTCACGGGTCACGATGATCTCCAGGGTTTGCCGGTCAATTTCACAGAAGCCTTCCGACCGAAGGGCCATCTCAGCCTGTGCATCAATGACCTCCCAGCAGCGCTGGGTCAGTTCAGGTTCCTCAAACAGCCGGCTCTGGGACAGCAGGACGCATGCATTTTTGGCTTCCAGGCTTGTCTCCAAAAAGGTGACACAGGCTTTTGCTAGCGCAGGCACAATGTACTTCTTAGCAGCATACAGAGTCGCCAGCACCGTGTCAGCCTCCAACTCGATCTCATCACTGTACATGtacctgggcagggcagggaccTGCGTCGGGGGAGGGGGCCTGCTCCAGCTGGCCTGGGTGAGGAGCCTATGGGCTCCTGTGTGTGTGCCCTCCCGGGGGAACTTCAGGAACCACCCCATCCTTCCAGCCCGTCAAGCAGAGCACTTACTTTAACAAGACCAGGAATGCCGCGGGCTCCACGTCAGGAATGTGGATTTCGGACTTGACCTCTGCAAGGTCCCCATAGAACATAGCATAGAAGACAGAGCTGCCGACTGCCAAGACGTACTGTGGTTGGAAAAGAATCTCGTGAGCCACAGGGCAGTAAGGCAGGCCTGGGAAGGATCTGTCCAGCTACAGGCCAGCCCAGGGACAGCTGTGCCTCTACCCACCTTATGAGCGGGCACCCGCCTGGCCGCCCCCAGCGGCCCCACGATGAAGTGTACATCTGCCATGAGCTCGTTGTTGAACATCAGCGCGTTCCTGCAAGCGCAGAGGCACAGGGCTTGCACGGGGAGCGCACAGAGCCGCGGGGGCGTGCGGGCCGGCGTGCGGGCCGGCGTGCGGGCGGCTCACCTCTCGCGCAGCGTCGGATGGAAGGACTGCCAGTTGGGGCTCTCAGGGTTGTTGTTGTCGGGGGCGGGCGGCGCGGGCGCCGGCGGTGGCGGGGCGGGCGCCGGGCGGGGCGGGGTGCGCGGGCTGGCTTTCCTGCCCGTGGCCGCGCCAGCAGCGTTGCTGTTGGCGATGTcggtggcggtggcggcggcggcggcggcggcagcggccgCTCCGGCTGGCGGATACAGCTCCGCGGCCATCTTCGTGCGCAGAGCGTGGGGGGCGGCCTCCGCGCTCGGCGGTGTCGCGCCGCGCGTCCTCGCGCCGCGCCGGGGCCTGGGAGGCGGCTCTGCGAGCACCAGCAGGGAGGTCAGGCACTGCGCCACCCGCCCGTGCAGGCAGGCCAGCGGCAGCAGCATGGGGCCGCGCGGCGGCGGGCGCTGCTGCCCCCGCCGCGGCCCTCCCCGAGGCCTCGGCCCGCCCCGGCTCCCACGGCCCGCACGGGGCCCACCCGCCCGGTGCCCGCCCCTCCCGGAGCCCGCGGCCCGGCCGCAGGGGGCGCCGTCCCGCCCGCCCGTCCGCCCTCGCCCGTACCCGCCGCGGCGCCCGTGCGTCTCGGCGTGTCGCTGCGCGTCACAGCGAGCGCCCGAGGCCCCGCCCGCCCCGTCTCCGAGGACGCCAGGCTCCGCCCCTCTGCGACttggccccgccccgcccctgaCGTCGTCGGGGCCCGCCCCGCCCTTCAGGATCCCTAGGCTCCTCTCGCAGACCCGCCCAACTCCCGCGGGAGGCGGTGAAGCTGTGTGGTGGGATGTCTGGCTGATACCGCGGCGGTACCCTCCTGGGACCCGAACGCCCCGCTCCTTCCCGCCTTACGTCGGCACGCTTTCCTGTCACCCAGAAATGAGAATGCAGAAACTTGGGTGTTGCAGAAAAACCGACGCAGCTTATTCCGCTCCTCGCTGGAGGACGTTACTCTGAGCAGCTTGGCGACGCCCTGAGGTCCCCTCCCAAGCTGCGAGTTGCTGCCGGGGCGCCCCGCAGCCCTGTCCTTACACCCGTCTCGGTGAGGACTTGGCGTGGGACCTGGCCGCCTCTCTTGCTCCTTAGGGCTTCTAGGCATCCAGCTGGGACCATGCCTCAGTGCCCCGTCTCCGGGAAGttgtggtgttttttttgtttttgttttatagacaTCAGTGGTGAGATGTTGTCTCAGAATCCTGTTTATTTAGGGGCTTTTAGGACTGGGGGGGGGTTGCCAACTCATTGTGCCCCGATTAGTTTGTTGTGCCCCCTCCAGAATATGCGAAATGGTTCCTCGGCCTTGCTAATAATCCACTTTCTTTCTGACCTTTGGTAATTCATGGGAATTTATATCACATTgtcttcatttgcatttctttgactgtGAATACAGTTGAACATGGTTTTGTGTTTGTTgcccttttgtattttgttctgaattttatttttgtgttttaccgTTTTTTTAAAACAGATAGTCAGTAgtctttttctactttgtttGAACACGCTTGGTAATTTAGATCATTGCAGACTAGAAGCAACCACTCATTGATGGCCTTTCCACCCTGCCCTGAGTGCTTTACATAAGCCTGCCccaaagaagagggagaaggcaGAATTGTCATTTTCCTTGAGAGAACAGGCATTAGAGGAGTTAGTAATGtgctcagggtcacacagcaggtGGGGGTTGGTCCTAGGCACCCCGCCAGCCTGGGCTGCTGGGGAACTCCTCTGGCCTCTGGGACAGTCTGATATAATCCCACCTCTTGCCTGGGGATGATTCCAGCTGTCAGTGTTTTGAAGATGCCGGCAGGCCCAGTGTGAGGGTCTCCAGTACTCTCCATACAGCTTGTTGGTAGCTTTGAACTGAGCCTCAGTAGTTGGTGACACCTGGCACACCCAGGCCCAAGAATGGAGcataaatttccatttctttccatGGTTATCTAAGTGTTCAACCTCCTCAATTTGGAGAATGTTGTTTTCAGAAGGTATCTCCCATATTCCTGACAACGGGACTCTCCAGAACGCAAGTCAGGATGAAAAAAAGACCAACAACCCCGTTTTTAAAAGTGGGCAGAGATGTGAACAGACACTGCCTAGGAGGCAAGTGAGCCTGTGGACAGTGCACACATGATGAGTTAGCTGGGGTGAGCTGCCGAGTCCCCCAGGTGGCTGAGCTCAGGACGGCTGAGGATGCCAGGCGCTGGGATGACAATGTGTGTCGCATCTGGCATTTTGGAAAGATGGTCCAGAAAATCCCAAGAGAAAAAGTGCACATGCCCACCTTGGATACAGAAGCCACAGCAGCATTTCACACTGTCAGAGCCCACTCTCAATGGTGCACTGTGGTTATGTCCCAACCATTCTCAGAGAAAATGATAAAGGGCATGAACAGTTTTTAGCAAAAAGAACAAATGGCCAGAATGGAAAGAGTCCACATGTCTATCAGCATCAGAAAGGATGAACAGACTGGTGGGTTCATGCAGTGGGCATAGCAAGAATGAGCTGCGGAAGCCACACGCCAACCCTGAGCAGACAGCTGCCTGGGGAGGCAGACAGCATCCTGACCTGAGGGTAACTGTGGGGATGTGAACACCTAAAACCttatacttaaataaaaaaagaaaagttacctCTTCCATCTTGTGTCTTAAATGTGTTATAACATTATGTGCAGTAGttacttgatttaaaaaagtTTCTACTTCTGTATTCAGTCCTTTTATAGTTCCTAAagcttgtttatattttttgattaGACTTGGTGgaaatttatatgtttattgatctttttagagtagatttcatttattctttattgcggtaaaacaatttattttaattttttgcagtgctaaaTCCTTGGCcatgtgcatgctgggcaaacgCTTCTCCTCAGAGCTGTCCACCCCAGGCTCTCAACAGCATTGAGGGTACAGAGCTGCCTGGGCTCTGAGCATGGCGCTGCACGGCGTGTCTCAGGGCTGCTCGTCTCTCATGGCGAAGCCCTGTTGAATAAACCCTCCCATTTCCCTCTTCCCAGCTCCTGTGGACCACTGTTCTACTCTCTGTCTATGTGAGTTTGATGACTCTAGGGACCTCACGTATGTGGGATGGTACAGTCTTTGCCGTTTTGTGTCTGGCTTACCCCTCTGGACCTAATGTCCTGAAGGTCCGTCCAGTGTTGTGATATGTCAAGGTTCCTTTCCAGtttaaggctgagtgatattccagtgtgtgtgtgttaccactt
Coding sequences within it:
- the Btbd6 gene encoding BTB/POZ domain-containing protein 6 isoform X3 — its product is MLLPLACLHGRVAQCLTSLLVLAEPPPRPRRGARTRGATPPSAEAAPHALRTKMAAELYPPAGAAAAAAAAAATATDIANSNAAGAATGRKASPRTPPRPAPAPPPPAPAPPAPDNNNPESPNWQSFHPTLRERNALMFNNELMADVHFIVGPLGAARRVPAHKYVLAVGSSVFYAMFYGDLAEVKSEIHIPDVEPAAFLVLLKSLPCPGTCTVMRSSWRLTRCWRLCMLLRSTLCLR
- the Btbd6 gene encoding BTB/POZ domain-containing protein 6 isoform X4: MLLPLACLHGRVAQCLTSLLVLAEPPPRPRRGARTRGATPPSAEAAPHALRTKMAAELYPPAGAAAAAAAAAATATDIANSNAAGAATGRKASPRTPPRPAPAPPPPAPAPPAPDNNNPESPNWQSFHPTLRERNALMFNNELMADVHFIVGPLGAARRVPAHKYVLAVGSSVFYAMFYGDLAEVKSEIHIPDVEPAAFLVLLKLHSIVLPMTASA
- the Btbd6 gene encoding BTB/POZ domain-containing protein 6 isoform X1 — its product is MLLPLACLHGRVAQCLTSLLVLAEPPPRPRRGARTRGATPPSAEAAPHALRTKMAAELYPPAGAAAAAAAAAATATDIANSNAAGAATGRKASPRTPPRPAPAPPPPAPAPPAPDNNNPESPNWQSFHPTLRERNALMFNNELMADVHFIVGPLGAARRVPAHKYVLAVGSSVFYAMFYGDLAEVKSEIHIPDVEPAAFLVLLKYMYSDEIELEADTVLATLYAAKKYIVPALAKACVTFLETSLEAKNACVLLSQSRLFEEPELTQRCWEVIDAQAEMALRSEGFCEIDRQTLEIIVTREALNTKEAVVFEAVLNWAEAECRRQGLPATPHNKRHVLGRALYLVRIPTMTLEEFANGAAQSDILTLEETHNIFLWYTAANKPLLDFPLTKRKGLAPQRCHRFQSSAYRSNQWRYRGRCDSIQFAVDRRVFIAGLGLYGSSSGKAEYTVKIELKRLGMVLAQNLTKFVSDGSSNTFPVWFEHPVQVEQDTFYTASAVLDGSELSYFGQEGMTEVQCGKVAFQFQCSSDSTNGTGVQGGQIPELIFYA
- the Btbd6 gene encoding BTB/POZ domain-containing protein 6 isoform X2, translating into MYSDEIELEADTVLATLYAAKKYIVPALAKACVTFLETSLEAKNACVLLSQSRLFEEPELTQRCWEVIDAQAEMALRSEGFCEIDRQTLEIIVTREALNTKEAVVFEAVLNWAEAECRRQGLPATPHNKRHVLGRALYLVRIPTMTLEEFANGAAQSDILTLEETHNIFLWYTAANKPLLDFPLTKRKGLAPQRCHRFQSSAYRSNQWRYRGRCDSIQFAVDRRVFIAGLGLYGSSSGKAEYTVKIELKRLGMVLAQNLTKFVSDGSSNTFPVWFEHPVQVEQDTFYTASAVLDGSELSYFGQEGMTEVQCGKVAFQFQCSSDSTNGTGVQGGQIPELIFYA